The proteins below come from a single Vitis vinifera cultivar Pinot Noir 40024 chromosome 9, ASM3070453v1 genomic window:
- the LOC100263408 gene encoding monothiol glutaredoxin-S15, mitochondrial — MARSLSNAFLKGISSFPSARFSTMVSGSIFQNGMRYSTTVPNDPDTHDDFKSTNKLESSGLALQDIVEQDVKDNPVMIYMKGVPDVPRCGFSSLAVRVLKEYNVPLSARNILEDPELKIAVKKFSHWPTFPQIFIKGEFIGGSDIILNMHQTGELKEKLKDVSAPQEKSE; from the exons ATGGCAAGGTCACTATCTAACGCATTCTTGAAGGGCATCTCCAGCTTCCCATCTGCCCGATTCAGTACAATG GTTTCTGGATCCATTTTCCAAAATGGAATGAGGTACTCGACTACTGTGCCCAATGATCCTGACACACATGATGATTTCAAATCCACTAATAAGCTTGAAAGTTCAGGGCTTGCTTTACAAGATATTGTTGAGCAG GATGTTAAAGACAACCCTGTGATGATCTACATGAAAGGGGTGCCTGATGTGCCTCGATGTGGATTCAGCTCACTAGCAGTAAGAGTGTTGAAAGAATACA ATGTTCCTTTGAGTGCTAGAAATATTTTGGAAGACCCTGAGCTGAAGATTGCTGTAAAAAAATTCAG CCACTGGCCCACATTTCCACAAATATTCATAAAGGGGGAGTTCATAGGGGGATCTGATATTATTCTCAACATGCACCAG ACTGGTGAACTGAAGGAAAAGCTCAAAGACGTCTCGGCACCCCAGGAAAAGTCCGAATGA
- the LOC104880310 gene encoding uncharacterized protein LOC104880310 → MVGECPSPRGFDHTKKSRSKTLLKQKEDESEWEETRCPICWEHPHNAVLLRCSSHKKGCRPYMCNTSDHHSNCLNNFHRTFSKKVEIGDRPSGKKVTHVKCPMCRGKINGWKVVQPARCFMDSKPRSCPCEGCDFRGNYSQLRLHARSEHPFARPAEANPQLVREWARRVSERDLQDALNVLESESESELSYGDFVVL, encoded by the coding sequence ATGGTTGGGGAATGTCCTTCCCCTCGAGGCTTTGACCACACAAAGAAGTCCAGAAGTAAAACCCTTTTGAAGCAAAAGGAGGATGAGAGTGAATGGGAAGAAACTAGGTGCCCCATCTGTTGGGAACACCCCCATAATGCTGTCCTCCTACGTTGTTCTTCCCACAAGAAGGGTTGTCGTCCCTACATGTGTAATACCAGCGACCACCATTCCAACTGTCTTAACAACTTTCATCGGACATTTTCCAAGAAAGTAGAGATAGGCGATCGACCCTCCGGGAAGAAAGTGACACATGTTAAATGTCCCATGTGTCGAGGAAAAATTAATGGTTGGAAAGTGGTGCAGCCGGCTCGGTGCTTCATGGACTCTAAACCAAGGAGTTGTCCTTGCGAAGGATGTGATTTCAGAGGGAATTATTCACAGCTCCGGCTACATGCAAGGTCAGAGCACCCTTTTGCTCGGCCTGCGGAGGCGAATCCGCAGCTTGTGCGTGAGTGGGCGAGGAGGGTGAGTGAAAGGGACCTTCAGGATGCATTGAACGTGCTTGAGAGTGAGAGTGAGTCGGAGCTTAGTTATGGCGATTTTGTCGTCTTGTAA